The Papaver somniferum cultivar HN1 chromosome 6, ASM357369v1, whole genome shotgun sequence genome segment TCgtgaaaaatgattttttttcctgATCGACAAAGGTTAAATTTATAAGAAGCTTACTAGAGATAAGCAGGCCTTTTGGTTCGTAATCTTTTGCTCATCTCTACTTAACTCTCTTGGCAGGCCCTTTGGGTTGTACTCTTTTACTTACTCTAGAAAAATGAGGTGTTTTCTGTGAGAAAAATCTACATAACAGAACCAACAGTAATACTATTGGGaagtttttcttgattagtttcaCTTCTAGTAAAACCTCGCAAACTACTGTACATTGTAGAAGGTTGTTTGAAAACGGTTGCTTCAAGAGCAAGTGACTTGTAATTAGATAATTTGACATGCTTAAGAAAAATAAACTTAAAATAATTGACTAGCCAATCAACTAATTAACCAAatttatgcttcaaaaagaaaaactaattaaCAAAAGCGTTAGCGACTAGGGAAAAAGGAGACTTCCGCCCACCAGGGAAGAAAAGAGAGTAGGTAGCTAGTAGTGTAGTCAAAAAGGTTGATTCTTACTTTCTTATATATAAGAACCTAAAGACTCTCCTTCAAAGAGTAGCTAGGACTACATTTCCAAACCAAACTTCTCTCTTTAAGTTTTTACTCAGTTCATCATGGATACTTTGATGAGAAATACAAGCTTAGCTTTTAGTCGCCATGGTCAATCCGACAACTACAGTAGTGTGCCTTACGAAATCTTGAATCATGATCATGATGACTCGAATGGTACAAGCTGGACAGAGAAAAATGGAGTCATGGGCAGTCGCCGAGCTCCAAGAACATCGTCGAAGAGAAAGAAGGAACAAGTAGTACCATATATGATGAGCTCAATGAGTTACAGACGTGATAGAGCCAAAAATCGTCAAATTTTCTTGAAGAGTTATAAGTTAACATATTCGATAGAAACCAAATCCATCGAAAGTGATAATAATTCATTGAGATCTGGGGTTTCAAGAAGATTAACAAAAGCTTGTGTTAAGGTAAAATCAGCTTTAGTTGCAATTGTTAGGTTTGTAAATATTGATAGTTCTTTAAGGGCATGTGCTGTTAGCGGTCCACCAGCTATTTGTGGTTCAACTCCTACTTCTGTGATTCAACCTGTTCATCGATCTATTAGGAAGTAACCAAATCAGTTAATATAAGTTGGTAAAACTGTTTGATTAAATTAAGTTTCAATGTAATTAtcagtttattttttcttctccGATGTAATTACTTAAGCATTATCATAAATTAAAGAAAATGGAGATTGTGAACAGAGTAAATTTGTGGAATGAAATCTGTCATCCATGGAttctggagaaataaatctcTGAGTCTTCTGACCGAGATAGGTCACTCAACTGCACATATCCTTAAAACATTTTTTCCTTTTGGTTTGAAACTGCCGCAATTCGATGGTTGATCACACTTGCTGAACCGTCAAATTCCCCTGAATGCCATCCTCGCCAGTCTTTTTAGACAGTAATGAGGTGCAGCTTATATTTGGAAAAGGGTATCGCTTATGCAGTGATTAGAGTGTACCTCTAGCAACTGTTTCAACAACAGCAATGTTATGTGAGAGTCCCGCAATATGAAATGGTGACGGGCGGCCATATTTAAATTGCAACATTGCCAATTAGCCACATAATCCAATAGTGCTGCAATCTGACAGTGGATGGATGatcttttttttatcatattcATTGCTATATATAGTTGAACGGGGCCTAATTGTGAGGAAAACCATTTTCCTCGGATTAATGTCTCAAACTTTTCCTGTCTTTTCCAAACAAACAAACAACCTCATAATTACTTACTCTGGCTAAATTAATCAACAAACATCTCTAATCTCacggagaagaagaaaaccacCCCTCTTTTCCtgtttctcttctcttcttccttcatACTTCTTGTTCTTTCTCTGTTTGATGTTTAGCTAGCTTCCGTTATTAGTTCTTACAATATACTATTATTTCTGCATTTTGATGTCCCACCACCATAGGGTCCACCCCATGGATGTAGAAACGAATACTGGTGGACCTCCAAAATATGTAATGTTATCAGAAAATGGTGGAGATGCTGGTGTTCGTCCGCCTCCTTATCGTCGTAACATCCCACGTTACCATTCTACTGCTCAACCTTACAAGAAGAAAGGAAATTGTTGTCTCAAATGtatttgttgtttctattgttttcttttcatacttATCTTCGGGGTATCTGCTTTTGTTTTCTATGTCCACGCTATATACCAACCCAAAATGCCTACTTATAAAGTCGATCATATTGGTATTGGTGCTTTCGATCTTCAAGCGGATTTCAGTCTCTATACAGAATTTGACGTTACTGTTAGAGCCGAAAACCCCAACGAAAGAATTACTATTTTCTATGCACCTGAAAGTTCAATCGCTATCACTTATTCTGATTCAACACTCTGTACAGGAAAAATACCAACGTTTAAACAGGGTCATCAAAATGTGACTTTTATGGATATTGTTTTGAAAGGTAAAAGTGAATTCGGTTCAGGTCTTC includes the following:
- the LOC113285689 gene encoding NDR1/HIN1-like protein 6, producing MSHHHRVHPMDVETNTGGPPKYVMLSENGGDAGVRPPPYRRNIPRYHSTAQPYKKKGNCCLKCICCFYCFLFILIFGVSAFVFYVHAIYQPKMPTYKVDHIGIGAFDLQADFSLYTEFDVTVRAENPNERITIFYAPESSIAITYSDSTLCTGKIPTFKQGHQNVTFMDIVLKGKSEFGSGLQEALLDNRKTGKIPLLIIVRAPIVIEMGDLPLKQVTFLVNCSLVIDSLTPRKQVKILSTTYHGAIELS